In Brassica napus cultivar Da-Ae chromosome C2, Da-Ae, whole genome shotgun sequence, the sequence GTAATAGGCATCGAGTGAGCCTCCTTAATGACGCGCACGCACCTGCCCGTCTTCACCTCCCAGATCCGAATCGTCTCATCGAACGAACCAGACACGATCAGATTCGAGGGAGGGTTGAAGTTAACGCAGAAGACGAAGTTGGTGTGGCCTCTCAGCACCTTGAGACACTCGTAGGGAGCCCTAGCGTCCCAGATTCGAAGCGTGCAGTCGTCGGAGGCCGAGCAGGTGTAGTGCGAATCGGAGGACCATGCTAGATCGGAGACACCACTCGAGTGTCCTTCGTATCGATGGATCAGGGAGTAGTTCGTTGCGGACCATAGAATCATGCTCTTGTCCAGGGAGGCGGATGCCAGAAGGTTTCCGTCGTTCGAGTATTTCACGCACGAGATCGCCGCCGTGTGCCCTTCTAGGGTTTTCAGGTGACGGTAAGGCTTGAACGTCTGACTACCTCCGCTTGTGCCTGCGCCGTTACCGACTCCGTTTCCACCGCTTGGCATCGCCCTCGATCGATCTATCTTTCTTTGTGGCCTAAGAAAATTCATGAACCAAATTCTTATACATATTCTCTTTCCTAAATTACATTTTTACCCTCTTCTTCCCTCTCGGTTCGCTGGTATCGATTATTATTATATTGCTTCCGGGTTTACCGAATTATAACCGAGCAAAATTTGGCTTTTATAAATTTCCCTCTCGCAACTTTTATCTATCTTTTTTCTGTCAACCTTGTTCGTTAATCTAATTATTAGTTGCATTTTAAacacaattctctcaaatagtcatttttatgtttttgtcacaaaaatagttttttaaaaaaatgactaaaatagcttatttttatttttatttaaaaaaaaaaaaaaaatttgaaaccctaGTTCTAAAATCTCACTTCTTTAACTCTAACcattaagtctagattagttaaccataggataaatttttttaataaaacttattttggtctaTTGatggttatttttgtgacaaaaacttaaaaagtgttaTCGTATagaatttctctattttaaattatgaattcAGATTAatgtcaaatttttatttttttaacgctTTGTAGCCAGTTCATAAAAAAGAGTAACATCGTCAGAAAGAAACAGAGCTTGGTAGAACCAACGGGGCCCCAAActccaaaataaaaaacaaaactcaacATCATCTCCCTTGCTCACATCCATCTCCGTTGGGAATGAAATGAAATGGAtcagagaagatgaaaaccagaCGCAAGCTCTCCTTTAGTACCCATTAACCGCGCCAACAGCATCTGCACGAATCATAAGAAGAAGTCAAGAAGGGCCACCTTTCTCAATATACGAAGCATAGCAATGATCTCTTGTGACGCATCGAGCGATGTcaaattttattagaatttgGTTTAGTTTCATATTCGTCAATGTtcacttttcttttttgaaattgACGGTTTGGGTTTGGTTAAAGATATTGAAACCCAATtgtgttataaaataacttataattttatagcatcgagaaatttaaataagggagaaattttatacccgtagaaagaaataacactgatatgagataaatatatgatagagagagtttattataaagagagagaagagaagtgtGTGGGACGAGTTACAATCGAACGAAAACGTTATAAAAAGATAAAGTTACTGTGCGTGCATAGTGAAAGTGAGCTCCACGCTTATTATATTCACACGAAGTTTTCGTTATTCGGTGCTGTCATTTTTGACATTTGATTCATGCacgtttataacactcccccttggagaCCAGTGTCACTATCATTTCTTGCTTAACGtctatgttgcctcgttaaaaacctttccaaGAAAatccaatgggaaaaaccatagtaaggtaaaaagagtacaactacgtaagctccccctcgaatgagtagtcatagatccttctgatgacgtattccaatgttatggatatgttttctgaataccgaagtcggaagtgattttgtgaagaggtcagctgccttgtcgcatgatcggacatatcttacttcaatatctttcttcttcacgagctcttgagtgtatgagaagaacttcggatgaatatgcttcgttctatcgcttttgatatatctgtcatttgtttgagcaacacatgttgcattatcttcatataaaatagttggctccgtattttcgtcaatcccgctgcttgaacagatgtgtcggcttattgatcttagtcatacacattctctacttgcttcatggagtgcaatgatctcagcatgatttgaagaagtagccacgagcgtttgtttctgagaacgccaagatatagcagtgcctccgatcgtgaaAATGTATCATGTTTgtgatcgggctttgtgtggatctgaaagatatcattcatctgcaaaaccaaccatttgaccttttgaacttttaggataaaacaagcctaaatcaatggtcccttggaggtaacgaaaaacatgtttaatcccatttcaatgtcttcgagttggagatgagctgaatcttgccaaaagattcacagcaaatgatatatcaggccgtgtacaatttgcaaggtacatcagcgctccaattgcacttagatatggtactttcggaccaagtatctcttctttctcctcaggtggtcgaaatggatcactttcaatattaagtgacctaacgaccatcggggtgataagaggagttgatttatccatgttaaatcgtttcaacacttttttagtgtatgtggattgatgcacaaatataccatttcgtgaatgttctatttgtaggccaaggcAATACTGTGTATGTCAAAGATCTTTCATCCCAAATTCTCCTTTGaaatagtctgatgccttttgtatttccttttgagttccgataatgttaagatcatcaacatataccgcgattattacaaatccggatattgttttcttgatgaaaacacatgggcatataggatcattcacatatccttcttttgttaaatgatcattgagacgattataccacatacgtccagattgctttaacccatatagtgatctttgcaattttattgcacataactctttaggtttggaacttaatgcttctggcattttaaatccatcaggaactttcatgtagatatcagtatctaatgatccatatagataagctgtaacaacatccatgagacgcatctctagatttttatcagctgctagactcatcaggaatctaaacgtgattgcatccataactggagaatacgtttcaacataatcgattccaggtctttgagaaaaaccttgagccactagacgagctttgtatctcgtaacctcatttttctcatttcactttcgaacgaaaacccatttgtacccaactggtctcacatctgtaggtgtgagcacaatagatccaaatacttcTTGTTTATTAAGCAAATCAAGTTCGGCTTGTATTGTATCTTTCAattgttcccaatcatgtctcttttgacattcatagacagattttggttATGGATCATcgattttttcatttatttcacttgacacaatatatgagaaagcatcatcaagatcatcttgttcatttctattccatatcttCTTATTATGGATGTAGTTGATAGAAATTTCATGATTACTTTCCGACTCATGATGCTCAACTTTCTCAGCATCCTCATTATTTGTTTCTTCCAAAATACTTTCTGTTATTTTGGATGTGTCATTAATCTTGACATCCTTctgttttctaggatttttattcttagaaTCAGCAGGTCTGCCATGCTGCAAGCGTGTTTTAGATTCTCGTGTATCATCTGCTTTTCCTTGctcatttgatattttgatacaAGCAGGAGCATTCAcggctggtatatgagatttagttaccgtcttggtatccgcaaatgcatcaggtagctacTATACTCTATAAATGCAtgattcgtcgaacttctagttcagactctttagtaggaggatcaagatataataACGAAGGTACATTCCATTTGATatcattttatacatttttgttttctccccctagaactgggaatactttctcatcaaaatgacaatcggcGAAACGTGTCGtgaagacgtcaccagtctgtggttctagatgtcgtataattgatggagaatcacaaccaacatatattcccaatcttctttgtggttcatctttgtacgttgtggtggtgctacaggcacatataccgcacaaccaaagattctaaagtgggaaatgtttggttctcgaccaaacgctaactgtagtggggaatacttatggtatgcactcggtttgatccgaatgagtgcttctgcatgcaaaatggcatgtccccatacagaggttggaagttttgatctcatggtCAAtagtcttgcaatcaattgcagacgcttaattaaagattcggCCAAACCATTTttcgtatgaacatgagcaaccgaatgttcaaatttaattcccattaccatacaacagtcattgaatgcttgggatgtgaattcaccagggttgtctagtctaactcttttaatagtataatcaggaaactgtgctcgcagtttgattatctgagttagaaatctcgcaaatgccacatttcgagatgataataggcAAACGTGTAACCATCTACTGAATgtgtcaattaataccataaaatagtggaatggtccacaaggtgggtgtataggtccacatatattgtcttgaattctttcaatgaactttggtgattctttatctattttggttggcgatggccttacgatcaattttcctagagaacatgcaacacatgtcattttattcccttgagaaatctcctggattttcagtgaatgaccatgtgaactttctatgattttacgcatcattgtagtgcctggatggccgaggcgatcatgccataatgtgaactcttctgggttccgttttactacaagatttgattcaatttcatcgatataagtatggtGTAGCCCCGAAGGAaattctggaaacttttccaatatgtgttttctgccacatttctcagaagttacatacatgtatttcttttgatcctcagttgcagactgagtatcatatccgtgaagatatatgtctttaaactcaacaaattccttttagaactcggagaatatagagcattatttatggaaaattttgttccattcggcaacgtaaagtttgctttaccagttccttcaatcacgtctgcaggacctgatattgtattgacgacaattcttgtcaGTTCTATATcggagaaatatctcttttatctcagaatagtgtgcgttgttccactatctggtatgcatatttcacgaatccgtttcttggattttgctccattagcattttgatccatttctgaaattgtcataaacattaataaaagaaaacataaaattcattcatataataatcatataaggaaacacacaataattatacattaaggtgatgttaaaacatcattatttgttttaaacaggaaatgtaataattatacatgacaatattgaaaactattcaatagtCTTATTATAAGCATTTCGGctctcttcaggagtaatctagtccagctcatttgcgAAGTCGGATGCATCGAGGTACGATGTCCCTTCAAAGTTTTCAGTGAAGTTCACTTCTTTAGCTTTGCCTTTcgtggactcttgatataacttacagagatgtggaggagtacgacaggtacgagaccaatgtcctttacagcCACATCTGTAACACACTGTCTCACGCTTCTGGGTGATATCCTCTTGGGTTTTTTTTACCCTTAGTAACATGTCCGGATCTTTACCCACTTGTTAGATCCCTTCCATTTGGGATTGTAAgtttttccacgtttgttgttgaaacggcGACCATGACCTCGGTTGGTCTGGTTTCTCCTTTCCGAATTTTCTatcgccgtagcattcacttcaggAAATGCTTTGGCTCCCATTGTGGTTTTTGATTAGGAGCTCATTGTTCTTTTCAGCTAACATGAGCGCAACCATCAATTCATAAAATCTCGTGTACccgcattttctgtaaatttcgggcaagaagtgaagctgtttgtggaaagtattgtatgttttattcatcatttctgCCTCAGAGACAGAGTTACCACAATACTTCAGGAATGAAACTA encodes:
- the LOC106348841 gene encoding COMPASS-like H3K4 histone methylase component WDR5B isoform X1, translated to MNFLRPQRKIDRSRAMPSGGNGVGNGAGTSGGSQTFKPYRHLKTLEGHTAAISCVKYSNDGNLLASASLDKSMILWSATNYSLIHRYEGHSSGVSDLAWSSDSHYTCSASDDCTLRIWDARAPYECLKVLRGHTNFVFCVNFNPPSNLIVSGSFDETIRIWEVKTGRCVRVIKEAHSMPITSVHFNRDGSLIVSGSHDGSCKIWDAKEGTCLKTLIDDKSPAVSFAKFSPNGKFILVATLDSTLLSNYATGKFIKVYTGHTNKVFCITSAFSVTNGKYIVSGSEDNCVYLWDLQHKTILQRLQGHTDAVISVTCHPVHNQIASSANHLDRTIRIWKQEDA
- the LOC106348841 gene encoding COMPASS-like H3K4 histone methylase component WDR5B isoform X2 — translated: MNFLRPQRKIDRSRAMPSGGNGVGNGAGTSGGSQTFKPYRHLKTLEGHTAAISCVKYSNDGNLLASASLDKSMILWSATNYSLIHRYEGHSSGVSDLAWSSDSHYTCSASDDCTLRIWDARAPYECLKVLRGHTNFVFCVNFNPPSNLIVSGSFDETIRIWEVKTGRCVRVIKEAHSMPITSVHFNRDGSLIVSGSHDGSCKIWDAKEGTCLKTLIDDKSPAVSFAKFSPNGKFILVATLDSTLKLSNYATGKFIKVYTGHTNKVFCITSAFSVTNGKYIVSGSEDNCVYLWDLQHKTILQRLQGHTDAVISVTCHPVHNQIASSANHLDRTIRIWKQEDA